A window of Candidatus Nitrospira allomarina genomic DNA:
AGGCTAACCGAAAGAAAGACAGAAGGCGGGATTGGGTTCTAGGGATGTGGATTTCTTCTTCGGATAATTCGAAGGTCAAGGGTGTTTGGCTCAATTGGTTCTGATGGGTATTCTTCTTGTTATTGACTCTGATCCTGAATCCCAAGAGTCCTGGACGCGTCTCGGTGATTCGTGCGGGGTCGAGATAAGGGTTGCAGGAAATATTTCTGATGGAATTCGTCTCTCCACACAACAATCCATCGACCTCATTGTCGTAGACTTGTTTCTGCCTCAAAAAAGCGGGTTTTCGTTCATTTCAGAAATCACGTCGAAGGAACACCATCCTCCCATCATTGCAACCTTTTCAGCACATCAGGCGCCAAAGTTTAATATTAAACGGTTTGCGCATTTGCTGGGAGCGTCCTATACCTTTGAAAAACCTCTTAACCCCAGGTTATTTCTTCAAGCCTGCAGGGAGTTGGTGACGCATTTCCCATCTAAACCCGGGTAGAGGGCATATTGCCCTCCACATCATTTTGCATAGCACGGATCTCTTCTACGATACTGCGTTTTTGCGCCAAATTCCTTCCGTACCTTGAGAGGGCTGGTTAGGCCATCTGAAGGCTCCGATTGAAATTATGACGTTTTTTATCGGTAGAGAAATTTTTTAGGGCCGGCCAAAACTCCTCTTCCTCTCTCAACGAATGAGGAGAGACATGAAAATTTAACGTCACGTCGGGGTTGAGAAGGAATGAGTCGCCAACTTCCGTAATGACCTTCATGCAGGACAGACAAAGAGGTAAATGCCACATCCGATAATCAAATCCATAGCCTTCTCTAAACATCTCCTGCCATTTCGAACCCTCCAGGCATGGGTAGTAGGGGGGATCGCTTTTTCGATAAAAGGGCAATAAGGTTTCGAGGTTCTCCCTCACCTGAAGATGAAATAAATCGGGATTAGAAGCTTGCTTTTCAATCAACGATTGGACCTCTTGGGTGGTTAATCCAACCTCCTCTGCCGCTTGGAACCATCCCTTTTGCCGCCATCGTGCAAAATTTTTATAGATGCGCTGGGTTTGCCCTTCTTCCAAACCAAGAAGGAATCCGACCTCGACCGGCTTCATGCCGTAAAAGTGGTAAAACAGGCAGATTAAGGCATCCCGGCTTAAGACGGCTCGGTTAAGCAGGCCATCCAGAAACCGGTACAACACAGGATTAGAGGTTGATGATGCTTTAGGTTCCTGGGGTCTTCCAAAATAATCTGAGATGAATCCATCCAACAACAGGGAAGGCCGGCAGGGAAGTTGGGAGGGACAATATTCGATAAACCGTTCCACCAGATCAAACGAAAGACGCAACAATAACTTTTCATGTGCCGAATTGTCTGCCCATTGCCCCATATCTTGTAAAATACGCCGAATCAGGCCAGAAGAACGTTCCAGGAAATGAGAAAAGTTCCCTGGAATGAACTGTTTGAATTCTTCAGGGGTATTAATCACACCGTTGGTTGATGGGGATAATGTCTTCAAGGTCGTCCTCCTTGCTTGGGGGAATGAAAATGAATGAAAAAATGAAAAATCTTCATATAGCCATCAGCTGTCTTGTTGTACAAATTTATCGAGATGGCCCCCCCTTCTGTACTGTTAAAATCCCTTGATTCTCAAGATACCGACCCTAGGGTTGCCATGACCGGACCGCGGACGTTCCACGGGAGGAACCGGAGGACAGTCTCCCCGAAGAGGATGAAAAACCCTGATTTGTCAACTGAAAAGACGGGGTAGGTGTGATAAGGTTGAGCCGGCCAAACCAGACTGATTAAATTGGGTTTCACATTACTTCATTGCCAGCCTCCCAGGCTCAATCAGGTGAAAGGACTGTGTCCATGACATCGTCAGGCCGGATGGCAGAAATCATTCGAAATAAAAATTGGCTGGAAACCCCACTCGGGGACATGGCCGAATGGCCCGTTCAGCTCAAAACCTCCGTCCAAATTATCCTGGATTCGAGATATCCCATGTTTGTTTGGTGGGGGAACCATCTGATTAATATTTATAACGATGCCTATATCCCGATGTTGGGAAACCGACATCCCCATGCCT
This region includes:
- a CDS encoding response regulator; its protein translation is MAQLVLMGILLVIDSDPESQESWTRLGDSCGVEIRVAGNISDGIRLSTQQSIDLIVVDLFLPQKSGFSFISEITSKEHHPPIIATFSAHQAPKFNIKRFAHLLGASYTFEKPLNPRLFLQACRELVTHFPSKPG